A genome region from Amblyraja radiata isolate CabotCenter1 chromosome 2, sAmbRad1.1.pri, whole genome shotgun sequence includes the following:
- the LOC116986063 gene encoding mucin-5AC-like isoform X2 has protein sequence MGAPGICTVSLFLLVLGRMVSCEPSDTFCLENEVGIHADPEDASSFYQCLGNATIYSTCQRNLIFDIVSMWCVKPPTAAPPQTTAETQAAPVTTARAPMATSKPLIDISQLPVASTKTPGATSQAPVATPANLTESLLFCRGKTDGFYEDLEDVTFYYFCWQGETNHIACAPGLVFSIQVTACIHLMPVTQPTSTTPRRTPTPTRLPPTAIPTTQVLLTTEEMAMTTAPKTTATRLEMPTTAKTTATSQEVTTAVKIPTTTGKTMTTEQETFKTIKTTTTTQEIPTTRGIPVTTQEIPTTREGLATTQEMLTTKIATREIPTTRKTTPVQAIPTTRETTILPEIPTTREATTQEIVTTRKTTTVQAIPTVRETTTQAIPTVRETTAVPEIPTTMETTAVPEIATARETTTQERVTTKKTTAVPEIPTAVQEIATTMETTAVPEIPTTMETTAVPEIPTVRETTAVPEIPTTMETTTQERVTTRKTTPVQAIPTERETTAVPEIPTARETTAVPEVPTTMQMTAVPEIPTTMEITTVPEIPTAVPEIPTTMETTAVPEIPTAVQEIATTRETTTVTEIPTTMEMTTQERVTTRKTTAVPEIPTERETTTVQAIPTTRETTQELATTRQSTTQDKPTPRETTTTQGMVTAKETPAMTHEMVTIRKATTPELPTPKQTPGTTREIPTMKKATTTILGRPTTTQEIPAAKSTKADLPKTVQVSTTAGPIDWDPNFCSDKESGLYPDPLDRSSFFQCFLGQTFHLLCPVILVFNPKTGTCDWPEDAVEDTDIFNATFCRDRVDGNYADPLNPNMFYQCVTGTAFHMACQGNLVFDPLVNACLFAYSTPTPAVPWIPTSTQGVTTTIRKPNICCGIDDGIYADSKDTSAFYQCVEEVTFYMSCHPKMVFNPYLNVCDYP, from the exons TGTCATGCGAGCCGTCAGACACATTTTGCCTGGAGAACGAGGTCGGAATCCACGCAGACCCTGAGGATGCTTCAAGCTTCTACCAGTGCCTGGGGAACGCCACCATCTATAGCACCTGCCAGAGGAACCTCATCTTCGACATAGTGAGCATGTGGTGTGTCAAGCCACCCACTGCCGCCCCGCCTCAGACCACTGCAGAAACCCAGGCTGCTCCAGTCACCACCGCAAGAGCTCCAATGGCCACTTCAAAGCCTCTAATAGACATCTCGCAACTCCCAGTAGCCAGCACAAAGACTCCAGGAGCCACCTCCCAAGCCCCAGTGGCCACTCCAGCAAACCTGACAG AGAGTCTACTCTTTTGCAGAGGGAAAACCGATGGATTCTATGAAGACCTGGAAGACGTCACCTTCTACTATTTTTGCTGGCAGGGTGAAACAAACCATATTGCCTGTGCACCTGGCTTGGTCTTCAGCATCCAGGTTACGGCATGTATCCATCTGATGCCCGTCACCCAGCCCACAAGCACAACCCCTAGGAGAACTCCAACACCAACAAGGTTGCCACCAACGGCTATTCCTACAACACAGGTCCTCCTGACAACAGAGGAGATGGCAATGACAACGGCACCAAAAACTACTGCAACAAGACTGGAAATGCCCACAACAGCAAAGACTACTGCAACATCACAGGAGGTAACAACGGCAGTAAAAATTCCTACAACAACAGGGAAGACCATGACCACAGAACAAGAAACGTTCAAAACAATAAAGACAACGACAACAACACAGGAGATACCCACAACAAGGGGGATACCTGTAACAACACAGGAGATACCAACAACAAGGGAAGGTCTTGCAACGACACAAGAAATGCTCACAACAAAAATTGCAACACGAGAGATACCCACGACAAGGAAAACTACACCAGTACAAGCAATACCCACGACAAGGGAAACTACAATATTACCAGAGATACCCACGACAAGGGAAGCAACAACACAGGAGATAGTGACAACAAGGAAAACTACAACAGTACAAGCAATACCCACAGTGAGGGAAACTACAACACAGGCAATACCCACAGTGAGGGAAACTACAGCAGTACCAGAGATACCCACAACAATGGAAACTACAGCAGTACCAGAGATAGCCACAGCAAGGGAAACTACAACACAGGAGAGGGTGACAACAAAGAAAACTACAGCAGTACCAGAGATACCCACAG CAGTACAAGAGATAGCCACAACAATGGAAACAACAGCAGTGCCAGAGATACCCACAACAATGGAAACTACAGCAGTGCCAGAGATACCCACAGTGAGGGAAACTACAGCAGTACCAGAGATACCCACAACAATGGAAACTACAACACAGGAGAGGGTGACAACAAGGAAAACTACACCAGTACAAGCGATACCCACAGAGAGGGAAACT ACAGCAGTGCCAGAGATACCCACAGCAAGAGAAACTACAGCAGTACCGGAGGTCCCCACAACAATGCAAATGACAGCAGTACCAGAGATACCCACAACAATGGAAATTACAACAGTACCAGAGATAC CTACAGCAGTACCAGAGATACCCACAACAATGGAAACAACAGCAGTGCCAGAGATACCCACAG CAGTACAAGAGATAGCCACAACAAGGGAAACTACAACAGTAACAGAGATACCCACAACAATGGAAATGACAACACAGGAGAGGGTGACAACAAGGAAAACTACAGCAGTACCAGAGATACCCACAGAGAGGGAAACTACAACAGTGCAGGCGATACCCACCACAAGGGAAACAACGCAGGAACTAGCCACCACAAGGCAATCTACAACACAAGATAAGCCTACACCTAGGGAAACCACAACAACACAAGGGATGGTGACGGCAAAGGAAACTCCTGCAATGACACATGAGATGGTGACTATAAGGAAAGCTACCACACCAGAGCTACCCACACCAAAGCAAACACCTGGAACCACACGGGAGATACCCACAATGAAGAAAGCCACCACAACAATACTAGGGAGGCCTACAACCACGCAGGAAATCCCTGCGGCAAAGTCAACAAAAGCGGATTTACCGAAGACTGTACAGGTCTCAACAACTGCAG GGCCCATCGATTGGGATCCCAACTTCTGCAGTGACAAAGAGTCTGGCCTTTATCCCGATCCACTGGACAGGTCTAGCTTTTTCCAGTGCTTTTTGGGGCAAACATTCCATTTGCTGTGTCCTGTGATATTGGTTTTCAATCCGAAAACAGGAACATGTGACTGGCCAGAGGATGCAGTAGAAG ATACGGATATATTCAATGCAACATTCTGCAGGGATAGGGTGGATGGTAACTATGCCGACCCGTTGAACCCCAACATGTTCTACCAGTGTGTGACAGGGACAGCCTTTCATATGGCATGTCAGGGCAATCTGGTCTTCGATCCGTTGGTCAACGCTTGCCTCTTTGCCTACAGCACCCCAACCCCAGCCGTGCCATGGATACCGACAAGTACACAAG GGGTGACCACCACCATCAGAAAACCCAACATTTGCTGCGGCATAGACGATGGAATCTACGCCGACTCAAAGGACACGAGCGCCTTCTACCAGTGTGTGGAGGAAGTGACCTTCTACATGTCATGCCATCCGAAAATGGTTTTCAATCCATACCTCAATGTGTGCGACTATCCATGA
- the LOC116986063 gene encoding mucin-5AC-like isoform X4 has product MGAPGICTVSLFLLVLGRMVSCEPSDTFCLENEVGIHADPEDASSFYQCLGNATIYSTCQRNLIFDIVSMWCVKPPTAAPPQTTAETQAAPVTTARAPMATSKPLIDISQLPVASTKTPGATSQAPVATPANLTESLLFCRGKTDGFYEDLEDVTFYYFCWQGETNHIACAPGLVFSIQVTACIHLMPVTQPTSTTPRRTPTPTRLPPTAIPTTQVLLTTEEMAMTTAPKTTATRLEMPTTAKTTATSQEVTTAVKIPTTTGKTMTTEQETFKTIKTTTTTQEIPTTRGIPVTTQEIPTTREGLATTQEMLTTKIATREIPTTRKTTPVQAIPTTRETTILPEIPTTREATTQEIVTTRKTTTVQAIPTVRETTTQAIPTVRETTAVPEIPTTMETTAVPEIATARETTTQERVTTKKTTAVPEIPTAVQEIATTMETTAVPEIPTTMETTAVPEIPTVRETTAVPEIPTTMETTTQERVTTRKTTPVQAIPTERETTAVPEIPTTMEITTVPEIHTVRETTTQERVTTRKTTAVPEIPTVRETTIPEIPTIRGATTVQEIATTRETTTVTEIPTTMEMTTQERVTTRKTTAVPEIPTERETTTVQAIPTTRETTQELATTRQSTTQDKPTPRETTTTQGMVTAKETPAMTHEMVTIRKATTPELPTPKQTPGTTREIPTMKKATTTILGRPTTTQEIPAAKSTKADLPKTVQVSTTAGPIDWDPNFCSDKESGLYPDPLDRSSFFQCFLGQTFHLLCPVILVFNPKTGTCDWPEDAVEDTDIFNATFCRDRVDGNYADPLNPNMFYQCVTGTAFHMACQGNLVFDPLVNACLFAYSTPTPAVPWIPTSTQGVTTTIRKPNICCGIDDGIYADSKDTSAFYQCVEEVTFYMSCHPKMVFNPYLNVCDYP; this is encoded by the exons TGTCATGCGAGCCGTCAGACACATTTTGCCTGGAGAACGAGGTCGGAATCCACGCAGACCCTGAGGATGCTTCAAGCTTCTACCAGTGCCTGGGGAACGCCACCATCTATAGCACCTGCCAGAGGAACCTCATCTTCGACATAGTGAGCATGTGGTGTGTCAAGCCACCCACTGCCGCCCCGCCTCAGACCACTGCAGAAACCCAGGCTGCTCCAGTCACCACCGCAAGAGCTCCAATGGCCACTTCAAAGCCTCTAATAGACATCTCGCAACTCCCAGTAGCCAGCACAAAGACTCCAGGAGCCACCTCCCAAGCCCCAGTGGCCACTCCAGCAAACCTGACAG AGAGTCTACTCTTTTGCAGAGGGAAAACCGATGGATTCTATGAAGACCTGGAAGACGTCACCTTCTACTATTTTTGCTGGCAGGGTGAAACAAACCATATTGCCTGTGCACCTGGCTTGGTCTTCAGCATCCAGGTTACGGCATGTATCCATCTGATGCCCGTCACCCAGCCCACAAGCACAACCCCTAGGAGAACTCCAACACCAACAAGGTTGCCACCAACGGCTATTCCTACAACACAGGTCCTCCTGACAACAGAGGAGATGGCAATGACAACGGCACCAAAAACTACTGCAACAAGACTGGAAATGCCCACAACAGCAAAGACTACTGCAACATCACAGGAGGTAACAACGGCAGTAAAAATTCCTACAACAACAGGGAAGACCATGACCACAGAACAAGAAACGTTCAAAACAATAAAGACAACGACAACAACACAGGAGATACCCACAACAAGGGGGATACCTGTAACAACACAGGAGATACCAACAACAAGGGAAGGTCTTGCAACGACACAAGAAATGCTCACAACAAAAATTGCAACACGAGAGATACCCACGACAAGGAAAACTACACCAGTACAAGCAATACCCACGACAAGGGAAACTACAATATTACCAGAGATACCCACGACAAGGGAAGCAACAACACAGGAGATAGTGACAACAAGGAAAACTACAACAGTACAAGCAATACCCACAGTGAGGGAAACTACAACACAGGCAATACCCACAGTGAGGGAAACTACAGCAGTACCAGAGATACCCACAACAATGGAAACTACAGCAGTACCAGAGATAGCCACAGCAAGGGAAACTACAACACAGGAGAGGGTGACAACAAAGAAAACTACAGCAGTACCAGAGATACCCACAG CAGTACAAGAGATAGCCACAACAATGGAAACAACAGCAGTGCCAGAGATACCCACAACAATGGAAACTACAGCAGTGCCAGAGATACCCACAGTGAGGGAAACTACAGCAGTACCAGAGATACCCACAACAATGGAAACTACAACACAGGAGAGGGTGACAACAAGGAAAACTACACCAGTACAAGCGATACCCACAGAGAGGGAAACT ACAGCAGTACCAGAGATACCCACAACAATGGAAATTACAACAGTACCAGAGATACACACAGTAAGGGAGACTACAACACAGGAGAGGGTGACAACAAGGAAAACTACAGCAGTACCAGAG ATACCCACAGTGAGGGAAACTACAATACCAGAGATACCCACAATAAGAGGAGCAACAACAGTACAAGAGATAGCCACAACAAGGGAAACTACAACAGTAACAGAGATACCCACAACAATGGAAATGACAACACAGGAGAGGGTGACAACAAGGAAAACTACAGCAGTACCAGAGATACCCACAGAGAGGGAAACTACAACAGTGCAGGCGATACCCACCACAAGGGAAACAACGCAGGAACTAGCCACCACAAGGCAATCTACAACACAAGATAAGCCTACACCTAGGGAAACCACAACAACACAAGGGATGGTGACGGCAAAGGAAACTCCTGCAATGACACATGAGATGGTGACTATAAGGAAAGCTACCACACCAGAGCTACCCACACCAAAGCAAACACCTGGAACCACACGGGAGATACCCACAATGAAGAAAGCCACCACAACAATACTAGGGAGGCCTACAACCACGCAGGAAATCCCTGCGGCAAAGTCAACAAAAGCGGATTTACCGAAGACTGTACAGGTCTCAACAACTGCAG GGCCCATCGATTGGGATCCCAACTTCTGCAGTGACAAAGAGTCTGGCCTTTATCCCGATCCACTGGACAGGTCTAGCTTTTTCCAGTGCTTTTTGGGGCAAACATTCCATTTGCTGTGTCCTGTGATATTGGTTTTCAATCCGAAAACAGGAACATGTGACTGGCCAGAGGATGCAGTAGAAG ATACGGATATATTCAATGCAACATTCTGCAGGGATAGGGTGGATGGTAACTATGCCGACCCGTTGAACCCCAACATGTTCTACCAGTGTGTGACAGGGACAGCCTTTCATATGGCATGTCAGGGCAATCTGGTCTTCGATCCGTTGGTCAACGCTTGCCTCTTTGCCTACAGCACCCCAACCCCAGCCGTGCCATGGATACCGACAAGTACACAAG GGGTGACCACCACCATCAGAAAACCCAACATTTGCTGCGGCATAGACGATGGAATCTACGCCGACTCAAAGGACACGAGCGCCTTCTACCAGTGTGTGGAGGAAGTGACCTTCTACATGTCATGCCATCCGAAAATGGTTTTCAATCCATACCTCAATGTGTGCGACTATCCATGA
- the LOC116986063 gene encoding mucin-5AC-like isoform X13, which yields MGAPGICTVSLFLLVLGRMVSCEPSDTFCLENEVGIHADPEDASSFYQCLGNATIYSTCQRNLIFDIVSMWCVKPPTAAPPQTTAETQAAPVTTARAPMATSKPLIDISQLPVASTKTPGATSQAPVATPANLTESLLFCRGKTDGFYEDLEDVTFYYFCWQGETNHIACAPGLVFSIQVTACIHLMPVTQPTSTTPRRTPTPTRLPPTAIPTTQVLLTTEEMAMTTAPKTTATRLEMPTTAKTTATSQEVTTAVKIPTTTGKTMTTEQETFKTIKTTTTTQEIPTTRGIPVTTQEIPTTREGLATTQEMLTTKIATREIPTTRKTTPVQAIPTVRETTAVPEIPTTMETTAVPEIATARETTTQERVTTKKTTAVPEIPTAVQEIATTMETTAVPEIPTTMETTAVPEIPTVRETTAVPEIPTTMETTTQERVTTRKTTPVQAIPTERETTAVPEIPTARETTAVPEVPTTMQMTAVPEIPTTMEITTVPEIHTVRETTTQERVTTRKTTAVPEIPTVRETTIPEIPTIRGATTVQEIATTRETTTVTEIPTTMEMTTQERVTTRKTTAVPEIPTERETTTVQAIPTTRETTQELATTRQSTTQDKPTPRETTTTQGMVTAKETPAMTHEMVTIRKATTPELPTPKQTPGTTREIPTMKKATTTILGRPTTTQEIPAAKSTKADLPKTVQVSTTAGPIDWDPNFCSDKESGLYPDPLDRSSFFQCFLGQTFHLLCPVILVFNPKTGTCDWPEDAVEDTDIFNATFCRDRVDGNYADPLNPNMFYQCVTGTAFHMACQGNLVFDPLVNACLFAYSTPTPAVPWIPTSTQGVTTTIRKPNICCGIDDGIYADSKDTSAFYQCVEEVTFYMSCHPKMVFNPYLNVCDYP from the exons TGTCATGCGAGCCGTCAGACACATTTTGCCTGGAGAACGAGGTCGGAATCCACGCAGACCCTGAGGATGCTTCAAGCTTCTACCAGTGCCTGGGGAACGCCACCATCTATAGCACCTGCCAGAGGAACCTCATCTTCGACATAGTGAGCATGTGGTGTGTCAAGCCACCCACTGCCGCCCCGCCTCAGACCACTGCAGAAACCCAGGCTGCTCCAGTCACCACCGCAAGAGCTCCAATGGCCACTTCAAAGCCTCTAATAGACATCTCGCAACTCCCAGTAGCCAGCACAAAGACTCCAGGAGCCACCTCCCAAGCCCCAGTGGCCACTCCAGCAAACCTGACAG AGAGTCTACTCTTTTGCAGAGGGAAAACCGATGGATTCTATGAAGACCTGGAAGACGTCACCTTCTACTATTTTTGCTGGCAGGGTGAAACAAACCATATTGCCTGTGCACCTGGCTTGGTCTTCAGCATCCAGGTTACGGCATGTATCCATCTGATGCCCGTCACCCAGCCCACAAGCACAACCCCTAGGAGAACTCCAACACCAACAAGGTTGCCACCAACGGCTATTCCTACAACACAGGTCCTCCTGACAACAGAGGAGATGGCAATGACAACGGCACCAAAAACTACTGCAACAAGACTGGAAATGCCCACAACAGCAAAGACTACTGCAACATCACAGGAGGTAACAACGGCAGTAAAAATTCCTACAACAACAGGGAAGACCATGACCACAGAACAAGAAACGTTCAAAACAATAAAGACAACGACAACAACACAGGAGATACCCACAACAAGGGGGATACCTGTAACAACACAGGAGATACCAACAACAAGGGAAGGTCTTGCAACGACACAAGAAATGCTCACAACAAAAATTGCAACACGAGAGATACCCACGACAAGGAAAACTACACCAGTACAA GCAATACCCACAGTGAGGGAAACTACAGCAGTACCAGAGATACCCACAACAATGGAAACTACAGCAGTACCAGAGATAGCCACAGCAAGGGAAACTACAACACAGGAGAGGGTGACAACAAAGAAAACTACAGCAGTACCAGAGATACCCACAG CAGTACAAGAGATAGCCACAACAATGGAAACAACAGCAGTGCCAGAGATACCCACAACAATGGAAACTACAGCAGTGCCAGAGATACCCACAGTGAGGGAAACTACAGCAGTACCAGAGATACCCACAACAATGGAAACTACAACACAGGAGAGGGTGACAACAAGGAAAACTACACCAGTACAAGCGATACCCACAGAGAGGGAAACT ACAGCAGTGCCAGAGATACCCACAGCAAGAGAAACTACAGCAGTACCGGAGGTCCCCACAACAATGCAAATGACAGCAGTACCAGAGATACCCACAACAATGGAAATTACAACAGTACCAGAGATACACACAGTAAGGGAGACTACAACACAGGAGAGGGTGACAACAAGGAAAACTACAGCAGTACCAGAG ATACCCACAGTGAGGGAAACTACAATACCAGAGATACCCACAATAAGAGGAGCAACAACAGTACAAGAGATAGCCACAACAAGGGAAACTACAACAGTAACAGAGATACCCACAACAATGGAAATGACAACACAGGAGAGGGTGACAACAAGGAAAACTACAGCAGTACCAGAGATACCCACAGAGAGGGAAACTACAACAGTGCAGGCGATACCCACCACAAGGGAAACAACGCAGGAACTAGCCACCACAAGGCAATCTACAACACAAGATAAGCCTACACCTAGGGAAACCACAACAACACAAGGGATGGTGACGGCAAAGGAAACTCCTGCAATGACACATGAGATGGTGACTATAAGGAAAGCTACCACACCAGAGCTACCCACACCAAAGCAAACACCTGGAACCACACGGGAGATACCCACAATGAAGAAAGCCACCACAACAATACTAGGGAGGCCTACAACCACGCAGGAAATCCCTGCGGCAAAGTCAACAAAAGCGGATTTACCGAAGACTGTACAGGTCTCAACAACTGCAG GGCCCATCGATTGGGATCCCAACTTCTGCAGTGACAAAGAGTCTGGCCTTTATCCCGATCCACTGGACAGGTCTAGCTTTTTCCAGTGCTTTTTGGGGCAAACATTCCATTTGCTGTGTCCTGTGATATTGGTTTTCAATCCGAAAACAGGAACATGTGACTGGCCAGAGGATGCAGTAGAAG ATACGGATATATTCAATGCAACATTCTGCAGGGATAGGGTGGATGGTAACTATGCCGACCCGTTGAACCCCAACATGTTCTACCAGTGTGTGACAGGGACAGCCTTTCATATGGCATGTCAGGGCAATCTGGTCTTCGATCCGTTGGTCAACGCTTGCCTCTTTGCCTACAGCACCCCAACCCCAGCCGTGCCATGGATACCGACAAGTACACAAG GGGTGACCACCACCATCAGAAAACCCAACATTTGCTGCGGCATAGACGATGGAATCTACGCCGACTCAAAGGACACGAGCGCCTTCTACCAGTGTGTGGAGGAAGTGACCTTCTACATGTCATGCCATCCGAAAATGGTTTTCAATCCATACCTCAATGTGTGCGACTATCCATGA
- the LOC116986063 gene encoding mucin-5AC-like isoform X7 — protein MGAPGICTVSLFLLVLGRMVSCEPSDTFCLENEVGIHADPEDASSFYQCLGNATIYSTCQRNLIFDIVSMWCVKPPTAAPPQTTAETQAAPVTTARAPMATSKPLIDISQLPVASTKTPGATSQAPVATPANLTESLLFCRGKTDGFYEDLEDVTFYYFCWQGETNHIACAPGLVFSIQVTACIHLMPVTQPTSTTPRRTPTPTRLPPTAIPTTQVLLTTEEMAMTTAPKTTATRLEMPTTAKTTATSQEVTTAVKIPTTTGKTMTTEQETFKTIKTTTTTQEIPTTRGIPVTTQEIPTTREGLATTQEMLTTKIATREIPTTRKTTPVQAIPTTRETTILPEIPTTREATTQEIVTTRKTTTVQAIPTVRETTTQAIPTVRETTAVPEIPTTMETTAVPEIATARETTTQERVTTKKTTAVPEIPTAVPEIPTTMETTAVPEIPTVRETTAVPEIPTTMETTAVPEIPTARETTAVPEVPTTMQMTAVPEIPTTMEITTVPEIHTVRETTTQERVTTRKTTAVPEIPTVRETTIPEIPTIRGATTVQEIATTRETTTVTEIPTTMEMTTQERVTTRKTTAVPEIPTERETTTVQAIPTTRETTQELATTRQSTTQDKPTPRETTTTQGMVTAKETPAMTHEMVTIRKATTPELPTPKQTPGTTREIPTMKKATTTILGRPTTTQEIPAAKSTKADLPKTVQVSTTAGPIDWDPNFCSDKESGLYPDPLDRSSFFQCFLGQTFHLLCPVILVFNPKTGTCDWPEDAVEDTDIFNATFCRDRVDGNYADPLNPNMFYQCVTGTAFHMACQGNLVFDPLVNACLFAYSTPTPAVPWIPTSTQGVTTTIRKPNICCGIDDGIYADSKDTSAFYQCVEEVTFYMSCHPKMVFNPYLNVCDYP, from the exons TGTCATGCGAGCCGTCAGACACATTTTGCCTGGAGAACGAGGTCGGAATCCACGCAGACCCTGAGGATGCTTCAAGCTTCTACCAGTGCCTGGGGAACGCCACCATCTATAGCACCTGCCAGAGGAACCTCATCTTCGACATAGTGAGCATGTGGTGTGTCAAGCCACCCACTGCCGCCCCGCCTCAGACCACTGCAGAAACCCAGGCTGCTCCAGTCACCACCGCAAGAGCTCCAATGGCCACTTCAAAGCCTCTAATAGACATCTCGCAACTCCCAGTAGCCAGCACAAAGACTCCAGGAGCCACCTCCCAAGCCCCAGTGGCCACTCCAGCAAACCTGACAG AGAGTCTACTCTTTTGCAGAGGGAAAACCGATGGATTCTATGAAGACCTGGAAGACGTCACCTTCTACTATTTTTGCTGGCAGGGTGAAACAAACCATATTGCCTGTGCACCTGGCTTGGTCTTCAGCATCCAGGTTACGGCATGTATCCATCTGATGCCCGTCACCCAGCCCACAAGCACAACCCCTAGGAGAACTCCAACACCAACAAGGTTGCCACCAACGGCTATTCCTACAACACAGGTCCTCCTGACAACAGAGGAGATGGCAATGACAACGGCACCAAAAACTACTGCAACAAGACTGGAAATGCCCACAACAGCAAAGACTACTGCAACATCACAGGAGGTAACAACGGCAGTAAAAATTCCTACAACAACAGGGAAGACCATGACCACAGAACAAGAAACGTTCAAAACAATAAAGACAACGACAACAACACAGGAGATACCCACAACAAGGGGGATACCTGTAACAACACAGGAGATACCAACAACAAGGGAAGGTCTTGCAACGACACAAGAAATGCTCACAACAAAAATTGCAACACGAGAGATACCCACGACAAGGAAAACTACACCAGTACAAGCAATACCCACGACAAGGGAAACTACAATATTACCAGAGATACCCACGACAAGGGAAGCAACAACACAGGAGATAGTGACAACAAGGAAAACTACAACAGTACAAGCAATACCCACAGTGAGGGAAACTACAACACAGGCAATACCCACAGTGAGGGAAACTACAGCAGTACCAGAGATACCCACAACAATGGAAACTACAGCAGTACCAGAGATAGCCACAGCAAGGGAAACTACAACACAGGAGAGGGTGACAACAAAGAAAACTACAGCAGTACCAGAGATACCC ACAGCAGTGCCAGAGATACCCACAACAATGGAAACTACAGCAGTGCCAGAGATACCCACAGTGAGGGAAACTACAGCAGTACCAGAGATACCCACAACAATGGAAACT ACAGCAGTGCCAGAGATACCCACAGCAAGAGAAACTACAGCAGTACCGGAGGTCCCCACAACAATGCAAATGACAGCAGTACCAGAGATACCCACAACAATGGAAATTACAACAGTACCAGAGATACACACAGTAAGGGAGACTACAACACAGGAGAGGGTGACAACAAGGAAAACTACAGCAGTACCAGAG ATACCCACAGTGAGGGAAACTACAATACCAGAGATACCCACAATAAGAGGAGCAACAACAGTACAAGAGATAGCCACAACAAGGGAAACTACAACAGTAACAGAGATACCCACAACAATGGAAATGACAACACAGGAGAGGGTGACAACAAGGAAAACTACAGCAGTACCAGAGATACCCACAGAGAGGGAAACTACAACAGTGCAGGCGATACCCACCACAAGGGAAACAACGCAGGAACTAGCCACCACAAGGCAATCTACAACACAAGATAAGCCTACACCTAGGGAAACCACAACAACACAAGGGATGGTGACGGCAAAGGAAACTCCTGCAATGACACATGAGATGGTGACTATAAGGAAAGCTACCACACCAGAGCTACCCACACCAAAGCAAACACCTGGAACCACACGGGAGATACCCACAATGAAGAAAGCCACCACAACAATACTAGGGAGGCCTACAACCACGCAGGAAATCCCTGCGGCAAAGTCAACAAAAGCGGATTTACCGAAGACTGTACAGGTCTCAACAACTGCAG GGCCCATCGATTGGGATCCCAACTTCTGCAGTGACAAAGAGTCTGGCCTTTATCCCGATCCACTGGACAGGTCTAGCTTTTTCCAGTGCTTTTTGGGGCAAACATTCCATTTGCTGTGTCCTGTGATATTGGTTTTCAATCCGAAAACAGGAACATGTGACTGGCCAGAGGATGCAGTAGAAG ATACGGATATATTCAATGCAACATTCTGCAGGGATAGGGTGGATGGTAACTATGCCGACCCGTTGAACCCCAACATGTTCTACCAGTGTGTGACAGGGACAGCCTTTCATATGGCATGTCAGGGCAATCTGGTCTTCGATCCGTTGGTCAACGCTTGCCTCTTTGCCTACAGCACCCCAACCCCAGCCGTGCCATGGATACCGACAAGTACACAAG GGGTGACCACCACCATCAGAAAACCCAACATTTGCTGCGGCATAGACGATGGAATCTACGCCGACTCAAAGGACACGAGCGCCTTCTACCAGTGTGTGGAGGAAGTGACCTTCTACATGTCATGCCATCCGAAAATGGTTTTCAATCCATACCTCAATGTGTGCGACTATCCATGA